The following are encoded in a window of Xanthocytophaga agilis genomic DNA:
- a CDS encoding BlaI/MecI/CopY family transcriptional regulator, translated as MEKLTAKEEEIMQVVWQVGKGFVKDFMAIISEPKPHYNTLSTIIRNLEEKGYIAHKEYGGSYEYYPLISKEEYRQAFIGKMIASYFDNSYKSLVSFFARQDKISAEELKEILDMIQKKQ; from the coding sequence ATGGAAAAGTTAACAGCAAAGGAAGAAGAGATTATGCAGGTAGTATGGCAGGTAGGTAAAGGATTTGTCAAGGATTTTATGGCTATTATATCCGAACCCAAGCCACATTATAATACACTCTCTACCATAATTCGCAATCTGGAAGAGAAAGGTTATATCGCCCATAAAGAGTATGGAGGTAGTTATGAATACTATCCTCTGATAAGTAAAGAAGAATACCGTCAGGCTTTTATAGGTAAGATGATTGCCAGTTATTTTGATAACTCTTACAAAAGTCTGGTGTCGTTTTTTGCCAGGCAGGATAAAATATCAGCTGAAGAATTGAAAGAAATATTGGATATGATTCAGAAAAAGCAATAA
- a CDS encoding TerC family protein: MESLFTTQAIISMFTLTLLEIVLGIDNIIFVSIISNKLPRAKQAKARNIGLILAVVIRILLLFGLSWIIALQDPWFTIFEKDFTGKDLILLVGGFFLIGKSVSEIHGKLEGEEEAQMTTKEANDGNALGWVILQITVINLVFSFDSILTAIGLVKEVPIMIIAVILSSIIMAIFAKAVNDFINRHPTFKILALSFLIMIGFLLAMEAFGFHIDKGYVYFAMAFAVLIEIINMQIRKRTKPVKLRNQELKDY, encoded by the coding sequence ATGGAGTCATTATTCACTACACAAGCAATTATTAGCATGTTTACCCTGACACTTTTGGAAATAGTGTTAGGGATTGATAACATTATTTTCGTTTCCATCATATCTAATAAGTTACCTCGGGCAAAACAAGCAAAGGCAAGAAATATAGGATTAATCCTGGCAGTGGTTATTCGAATACTGTTATTATTTGGCCTTTCCTGGATTATTGCATTACAAGATCCCTGGTTCACAATTTTTGAAAAAGATTTTACAGGTAAGGATCTGATTTTGCTGGTAGGAGGATTCTTTCTGATAGGAAAAAGTGTTTCAGAGATCCATGGTAAGCTGGAGGGAGAAGAAGAAGCACAAATGACTACTAAAGAAGCAAATGACGGCAATGCATTAGGTTGGGTAATCTTACAGATTACTGTTATTAACCTGGTGTTTTCATTTGACTCTATCCTGACTGCTATTGGTTTGGTCAAAGAAGTGCCTATCATGATCATTGCCGTGATTTTGTCATCTATTATTATGGCAATATTTGCGAAAGCAGTCAATGATTTTATCAACCGTCATCCAACATTCAAAATCCTGGCATTGTCCTTTCTGATTATGATTGGATTCTTGCTGGCAATGGAAGCATTCGGATTCCATATAGATAAAGGATATGTATATTTTGCAATGGCGTTTGCTGTATTAATTGAAATCATTAATATGCAGATCCGTAAACGAACAAAGCCTGTCAAACTGCGCAATCAGGAATTGAAAGATTATTGA